The bacterium sequence AACGAACGCGCCACTTCGCCCAGCTCATCGTCCGCGCTCACCGGAGCGCGTATGAGGAAATCGCCCCTCTCCGCGCGCTGTATCGCGCGTTTGAGTCCTCCGAGCGGCTTATCTAGGAACGAATGGATGGCCGCAGTGGCCGCGACGGCGGCCGCTACCGCCTCCGCCGCCGTGAATACCAGACCCAACTTTATCCCGAACACAGTCGATGAGAAATCGATGATGCCGTACTGGATGAGAAAACGCCCGACCACCCAAACAGCGGCGTAGGCCAGACCCGTGACAGCGGCGACCTTGATCGGTATTGAGACGCCGATCCCCCAGCCCTTTGCAGAATTCATGCGCAAACGATCACCCCTAACCAGAACAGGCCCCTTGGCTGCAATGCCTGCCACTGCTGCATAAGCAGGCTTCCATATAGGGTATCGGCCGCCAACACAAGAAGTTGCTAAGATATTTCAGACAAAAAACCCTGTCTTATCAATAATTTATCGGTTGCCCACATGGGGTTTATGCATTATAGTGAATTCGATGAAGAAGCTCGCACTGATCCCCCTCTTTCTGGCTATCGTGTCCGCGCCCTTCGATGCGCAGGCGCTCCCACCGCCCGACATACGCGTCCTCATATTCGAGGGCCGAAGCACCGCAATAACGGGGATCGATACGCCGATACAGATATCGTTCGGCGCCGCGCCCAAATCACTGGAGCGCAAGTCAGGATCGACAATCATGATCTCGGCCGGACCCAAAGGCCTCCTCTTCCACGGGGACCCGATCGGATCCCAGGCCTTGCTCTCGAACAGGACGAGGCGCTACGAGACAGAGGGAAAGGTGTTGAGAGGCGAGATCAAAGTCCTGTGGAAAGGCGATTCCAAGCTCGTCGTCATAAACAATCTCCCGCTCGAAGAATACCTCGTGGGGCTCCTGGGCAGCGAGATGTACCCCGGATGGCCCATCGAGGCGTACAAGGCGCAGGCGATCGCGGCGCGCACCTACGCGCTCCATCATGCGGATGCGGCGGGCGGCGCTTCGGGCCGCGATTACGACGTCACCGCCACCGTGCTCTCCCAGGTCTACGAAGGCGTGAACAGGGAGGCGGACGAGGCGAAGAGAGCCGTGGATGCGACTGCGGGCCTCGTGCTCATGCGCGACGGCGCCATTTTCCCCGCTTACTACCACAGCTGCTGCGGGGGGCTCACCGAGCACGCGCACAATGTCTGGGAGAATGGATGGGGACCGCCTCAGGTCAAAGACAGGTTCTGCGAGCGCTCGCCGAAGAGGAGTTGGACCGCCTCGATCCCGGCCTCTGAATTCCTGGAGACACTCGAGAAAAACGGGATCGCCATCGAAGGCGTCAGGTCGGTATCGATCAGGTCTGAGATGGATTCGCCCAGGGTCGATCAGCTCATAGTCGAGCATGCGGGCGGCGTCGAGGCGATAAGGGCCACGGACTTGAGGTCCATGTTCGGGTTCGCCAGGATAAAGAGCACATGGTTCGACGCAAAGCTTGCGCGCGGCTCAGTGGTGTTCAACGGTCGAGGCTATGGGCACGGCGTAGGCATGTGCCAATGGGGTGCGAAAGGAATGGCGGACCAGGGCGCCACATACGAACAGATACTGAAGTTCTATTATGCGGACGCGCAGATCATGAAGTCCTACTGAGAACCCACTCGCTTTTCGACGACATCGCCCGCCTTGATGCTGTTATTGGCAGCGGCTCCGGCGTTTAGCTCCAGCACGTACATGAAGGGAGCAGGAGAGGATATCAGCTCAGTGGAGCCCGGCACAGCATTCTCCACCACGTGGACCACCTTCATATTCTCGTCCACGAAGACCATGTCCAGCGGCATCTCCATGCCCTGCATCCAGAAGCGCTCCTGCACAGGTCTCTCGAAGACGAACCACATGCCCGAGTTCTCCGGCAACGACTCGCGTCCTGAGAGTCCCTTGGCCTTCTCCTCGTCGGTCTTCGCGATCTCGACGGAGAATTCCTTGCCGTTTACCACGATCGTCGCCAGGACCACCTCAGTCGCAGCCGGCATATCGCCCCCCTGTTCCTGCGCAAGAGAATCCGCCTGCGCTTCCTGCTCGTCCCCGCTCGCCTGCTGCATCTTCTCGCAACCTGATGCGGAGATCATGAAGAAAGCGAGGAATATGCCCAGCAAGTATACTGTCTTTTTCATCTCGACCTCCCTGTCGATAAATCGACGCGTCTGAAATTTCATTCCGCCGGTGTCATCCCCTGAAGAATCGGGCGAGCGAACTCTTCGCCACGTCCCAGGAGAGGATAGCCGAAGCCTTTACCAGAGGAATGCCCCGTGGGCAAGCCCTCTCGCAATTTTCCGCCCCGGCGCAGTCGGCCACCCCGCCCCTGCCGGCAAGGGCGGAGAGGCGAGAGGGGGCGCCCTCTTTCCCGGTCCTGTTGCGGATCACGGGCAAGAGACTGCTGAAGACGAACGCCCCCGCGAACGCGGACCTGGAATTGACCTGCGGGCAGGCCTCGCTGCACGCCCCACACATGACGCAATCCAGAAAACAGGATGCGTCGGATTCATCCTTCGTCATCTTCACCCGATCGCCTCTGGGGGCGAGATCGTCGACATCGGTCCAGCACAGGTTGCGCGAAAGAGCATCCATCATGGAGCTGCGATCGACGATGAGATCCCGGACCACCGGATACTTGGTAAGCGGCTCGATCGTCACCGGACCGTCGAACTCATCAAGCATCACCCCGCACGCCTGGCGCGCCTTACCGTTGACCAGCACGGTGCAGGCGCCGCAGAGTCCCTCTTCGCAGGAACAATCCCACAGGACCGGCGTGGTCGGGATGCCCTCGTTTGTCACGGGCTGCATCTGGATCCGCCTCAACGCGTCGACGAGCGACACGCCGGGCGCAAGCGCGACCTCGAAGATCTCCCAGTGAGGCAGATCCATCGGATCGTCCTGCCGCTTTATCTTCAGCAAGAGGCTGGCCATCTAGTATCCCCTGTCGCCGGGCTCGCCGTTAACGCGCTCTGAAAGGTCCAGCGCCATTTTGCCGCTCTTCATGAAAGCCCTCGTGGTGACGAACCACTTTTTGTCGTCTTTCTTCGGAATAGCCGCCTTCCGATGTCCTCCCCTGCTCTCCTCGCGGGCGATCGAGGCGGCTACGTAGATATCTGCGAGGACGAGCCTCTTCGCCAATCGCCTGTGGAAGGAGAGTTCGGAGTTCGACCACTCGGAGCGGTCTATGAGCTGCGCGCGAGCGAGCTTTTCGGAGAGCTCTGCGATCTTGCCCGCCGCGCGCGCCAGCTGCTCGTTATCCTTCTCGATGAGCGCCTTCTCGAAGAGCGTGGAGGAGAGCTCGGACGCGATCGAGTACGCGTTCTCCGTTCCCTGCTTTGCCGATATCCTTGAAACGAGATCGGTTTCGCGCTCCTTCGCATGGGAAACAAGAGATGCCGACAGCTCTGCGGCGCCCGCGCCCTTCTGGCAGGCGGAGCTCACCGCGCTCTCCGCCGCGACCATTCCGCCGTGAACCGATGCGAGGAGATCGTTGCCGGACATGGCGCATGCGCCGTGGTAAAGGCAGACAGCGCTTCCCGCGGCGAAGAGTCCCTCGATCGAGGTCGAGTGGTCGAGTTTCGCCCAGAGCCCGCCAAGGCTGTTTCGCACCGCAGGGGCGATATCCATCGTCTCGCTGGAAGGATCGAGCCCTGCCGCATCACACGCGTCGAGCAGAAACGGCATCTTAAGACCGATCGTCTCAGGATTGAGGTGCGTCAGATCCAAACGCGCCGCATTCGTGCGCGCGCCGGCCTCCTTGCACGCCCTGACGAGCGAGTTCAAGACCAGATCGTCCGGGACTGCGCCGCCGCTGGCCCCGTGCCATTCCTTGAGGAAGTGCCATGGTTTTCCGTCGCGCTCTATCCACACGGCGCCGCCTGAGGAGAGCACCGAATCAGGGACCGACCTCGCCCGGCTCGAGACGGACATGGCAAGGGGCGTCACCTGCACGAACTCAGGATTTGCTATAGCGGCGCCCTGTTCCATGCACGAGACGATGGCTGCGCCGTCGTTCGCAGCGGAACGGCAGTGTCTACCGAAGATAGCGGGATACCCCCCGGTGCACAGTATGACCGCGTCGGCAGCGAACGCCTTGATCTCCATGTTGCGCAGCTCCTGCGCGATCACACCTCTCGCACGGCCCGATTCATCCTGTATCAGCGAAAGGAATTCCCATCCATAGTAAGCAGTGAGCCTGCCGGATGAGCAGGCGCGCAGGATACGACCCGACAGGACCGAGACGAGCCTCTGGCCGATGGATCTGCCCGAAGACAGCGTGCGCGCGAAGGTCGAACCCGCCGCCCTCGACAAGCTGGGGAGCCCCTCTGTCGTGCGGTCGAAGACAAGACCAAGCCTGAGGAGCAACTCCGCGATGTCGGGCGCCTGCTCGCACATCCTGCGCACGGCGGAGCGGCTCGCCAGAAATTCGCCGCACCTCAAGGTGTCCTCTGCGTGCTGCTCCGGAGAATCGCCTGAAGCGAGACCCACCGCGGCCGAGAAACCGTCGCGAACGCACGTCGAGCCTGACCTGTAGGGCATATCCTGCGCGATGATGGTCACAGACGCGCCGAGATCGAACGCCTTGAGGGCCGCCGACATCCCTGCGACGCCGGCGCCGATGACGACTATGTTGAGCCCCTTTTCAGCCATGGCCTGCCTTCAGAATGAGAGGACGAGTTTGACGCCCCACGTCGCGAGCAGGAGGGTAACGATCCAACCCGCCATCGCGAGTGCGCCCCTGGATCGGCCGGAGGCCGTAAGCCCCCAGCTGCGCAACGAATGCGCAAATCCGTTGCCGAAGTAAAACGCCGCCGCGACGACGCCCGCCATATACAGCGCCTTGACCCAGGGCGACGAGAACGCAGATGACATCATCTCCGCGGTCATCGGCCGGCCCATGACCACCGGCTTGAGCCCGGCCGCATAGATGTGATAAGCGACAAAAGGTATGAGGCAAAGTCCGGCCAACCTCTGCATTGCGTACATCCAATTCCTATAGTAGCCGTATGAGATCACGTTTATCCGGCAGTTGTACACGATGAGTATCCCCATGGCCATGTGGAAGACGAGCGGGACGAGCACGAAGAAAAACAGCGCCCAGCCCAGCATGGGAACCGCGTCCATCCTGACCATCAAACGGTTGAACGCGGCATCTCCGCCGAAGATCGAAGAATACGGGATGAGGAAGAAGAACACGAAGGCGGCCGCAAAACAAAAACCGGTGATCGAATACATCCTGTGGAGCCAATAATAGGTATTATCTTCTGCGTGGCCGTTCATCAGCCGCCTCCTGGCGCCGGACCTGCGAGCCGTGAGGAGTGTACCTGCTGGATCGGTGCCGAGTCAAGACAAGCTAGGCCGTGGGACCCGCTTCCTCTATGGCCAGACCGGCGCTCTCCGCATATTGCGCAAAGTTCTTCGCAAAGAGGCCCGCCAGATGCCGGGCAGTGCCGTCGTAGGCCGTCTTGTCGCGCCAGGTGTCCCTGGGCGAAAGAACCTCAGAGGGAACACCCGAGCATGACTTCGGCACCAGGACTTTGAAGACCGGATCAGGAACGAATTCGGAATCGTAGAGCCTTCCGTCGAGGGCCGCGGCGAGCAATGCGCGCGTGATCGAGATCTTCATCCTGCGCCCCTCGCCGTAAGGTCCGCCGCTCCATCCGCTGTTCACGAGCCAGCAGCGAGTGCCATGCTGCGAGATCCTCTCACCCAGCATCATCGCATATACCGAGGGGTCGAGCGGCATGAAGGGCGCGCCGAAACAGGTGGAGAAGGTGGCCTCCGGCTTGTCGACCCCGACCTCGGTGCCGGCGAGCTTCGCGGTGTAGCCGGAGAGGAAGTGGTACATCGCCATCTCCGGGGTGAGCTTTGCGATGGGAGGCAGCACGCCGAACGCGTCGCAGGTGAGGAATATGATGTTTTTGGGGTGGCCGCCCATGCCGGGGATCACGCAACCCGGGATGTGCTCCACCGGATACGTCGCACGCGTGTTCTCGGTGATCTGATCGGAGGCGTAGTCGGGGATGAGCGTCTTGGGATCTATGATCACGTTCTCGAGGAGCGACCCGGATCTGATCGCGTTGTATATCTGCGGCTCCGCCTCTTTGGAGAGCCTGATCACCTTCGCGTAGCAGCCCCCCTCGAAGTTGAAGACCCCCCTCTCGCTCCAGCCATGTTCATCGTCGCCGATCAGCCTCCGTTCCGGATCGGCGGAGAGCGTCGTCTTGCCGGTCCCGGAGAGCCCGAAGAAGAGCGCCACGTCGCCCGACTTCCCCATATTGGCCGAACAGTGCATCGGAAAAACGCCTTCCCCGGGCAAAAGTCCGTTCATCACCGAGAAGATGCTCTTCTTTATCTCG is a genomic window containing:
- a CDS encoding SpoIID/LytB domain-containing protein yields the protein MKKLALIPLFLAIVSAPFDAQALPPPDIRVLIFEGRSTAITGIDTPIQISFGAAPKSLERKSGSTIMISAGPKGLLFHGDPIGSQALLSNRTRRYETEGKVLRGEIKVLWKGDSKLVVINNLPLEEYLVGLLGSEMYPGWPIEAYKAQAIAARTYALHHADAAGGASGRDYDVTATVLSQVYEGVNREADEAKRAVDATAGLVLMRDGAIFPAYYHSCCGGLTEHAHNVWENGWGPPQVKDRFCERSPKRSWTASIPASEFLETLEKNGIAIEGVRSVSIRSEMDSPRVDQLIVEHAGGVEAIRATDLRSMFGFARIKSTWFDAKLARGSVVFNGRGYGHGVGMCQWGAKGMADQGATYEQILKFYYADAQIMKSY
- a CDS encoding DUF192 domain-containing protein is translated as MKKTVYLLGIFLAFFMISASGCEKMQQASGDEQEAQADSLAQEQGGDMPAATEVVLATIVVNGKEFSVEIAKTDEEKAKGLSGRESLPENSGMWFVFERPVQERFWMQGMEMPLDMVFVDENMKVVHVVENAVPGSTELISSPAPFMYVLELNAGAAANNSIKAGDVVEKRVGSQ
- a CDS encoding FAD-binding protein, translated to MAEKGLNIVVIGAGVAGMSAALKAFDLGASVTIIAQDMPYRSGSTCVRDGFSAAVGLASGDSPEQHAEDTLRCGEFLASRSAVRRMCEQAPDIAELLLRLGLVFDRTTEGLPSLSRAAGSTFARTLSSGRSIGQRLVSVLSGRILRACSSGRLTAYYGWEFLSLIQDESGRARGVIAQELRNMEIKAFAADAVILCTGGYPAIFGRHCRSAANDGAAIVSCMEQGAAIANPEFVQVTPLAMSVSSRARSVPDSVLSSGGAVWIERDGKPWHFLKEWHGASGGAVPDDLVLNSLVRACKEAGARTNAARLDLTHLNPETIGLKMPFLLDACDAAGLDPSSETMDIAPAVRNSLGGLWAKLDHSTSIEGLFAAGSAVCLYHGACAMSGNDLLASVHGGMVAAESAVSSACQKGAGAAELSASLVSHAKERETDLVSRISAKQGTENAYSIASELSSTLFEKALIEKDNEQLARAAGKIAELSEKLARAQLIDRSEWSNSELSFHRRLAKRLVLADIYVAASIAREESRGGHRKAAIPKKDDKKWFVTTRAFMKSGKMALDLSERVNGEPGDRGY
- a CDS encoding 2Fe-2S iron-sulfur cluster-binding protein, whose amino-acid sequence is MASLLLKIKRQDDPMDLPHWEIFEVALAPGVSLVDALRRIQMQPVTNEGIPTTPVLWDCSCEEGLCGACTVLVNGKARQACGVMLDEFDGPVTIEPLTKYPVVRDLIVDRSSMMDALSRNLCWTDVDDLAPRGDRVKMTKDESDASCFLDCVMCGACSEACPQVNSRSAFAGAFVFSSLLPVIRNRTGKEGAPSRLSALAGRGGVADCAGAENCERACPRGIPLVKASAILSWDVAKSSLARFFRG
- a CDS encoding phosphoenolpyruvate carboxykinase (ATP) — encoded protein: LKIDPGEFGIRSGTFVGISYEKKINLIIGSGYGGEIKKSIFSVMNGLLPGEGVFPMHCSANMGKSGDVALFFGLSGTGKTTLSADPERRLIGDDEHGWSERGVFNFEGGCYAKVIRLSKEAEPQIYNAIRSGSLLENVIIDPKTLIPDYASDQITENTRATYPVEHIPGCVIPGMGGHPKNIIFLTCDAFGVLPPIAKLTPEMAMYHFLSGYTAKLAGTEVGVDKPEATFSTCFGAPFMPLDPSVYAMMLGERISQHGTRCWLVNSGWSGGPYGEGRRMKISITRALLAAALDGRLYDSEFVPDPVFKVLVPKSCSGVPSEVLSPRDTWRDKTAYDGTARHLAGLFAKNFAQYAESAGLAIEEAGPTA